In Corynebacterium aquilae DSM 44791, the genomic stretch AGCCGGCCGCGGATGAGGGTTTGCCTTTTGATACTTTGCCGATGATTCCGGCAGGCCGGGAGGATTTCACTGACTGCCCGTATTTGGACACCACGTTCGTGGCGGATACCAATGGCCAGAAGGTGACCGGGCAGGGTATCGATACTCGCTTTGATACCCCGGCGTGCGTGTTTTGGTCTTATCCGGAGGAGCCTCAGTTGACGGTGTTGGTGCGCCATATGCACACCCCGCAGCAGGCTAAGGAGGTGGTGGACTGGGCGGCGCCGGTTGATGCGACTAGTCCTGCTTCTGAGCCGCAGGGCTGGGATGGTGGCCGGGGTTCGTTGGGCCCGGAGTCTTCCGTGTATGCGGTGTTTAAGGACACGGTCGCGGTGGTGGTGTTTTCTAATCAGCAGCAGTCGATTAAGCCGCAGTTGGTGGCGGAAAAGGCGATTGAGAACCTGGGTCTTTAGGGCTTTGTGTTCCCCCTGCGGGTTTGCTCGTGGGGATAGCTGGGATGCGACAAGCACCCCTGGTGGCCTGTGCGTGTGTGCGGGCAGGCCACCGGGGGTGCTTGTGGTTTTTCACGGCGCTTTTTATACCCGGCGCGCCGTGGGTGGGGTGGGTTTAGACGGCGACGTCGTTGTAGGGCATGAGGGTGGAGACGTAGGGGAAGACGTAGGCCATGAGGAGGTAGAAGATGGCGGCGAGGATGGCGAGTGCGAGGATGGCTTTGACGATGACGGGGCCGGGGAGGTGGTTCCAGATGAATGCGTACATGTTATTTCTCGTTGAGTTCGGCGGGGGTGTAGCCCGGTTTTTTCTCGTCGGTGCGGACGAGCATGGCGTGGAGGATCATGCGTTCTTTGTTGGAGAACTGGGGGTGGCAGGTGGTCATGGTCATTAGGCCTTCTTGGGTGTCGGCTTGTGCGACGTCGAGGCCGGGGATGGGGTCGATGGTGGTGACGTCGCCGGGGAGGGTGATTTCGCGGCCGGGGACGTGGGAGTAGTCGCCGCTGGTGACGCGTTCGACTTGTTCGGGTTTGAGGCATTTGGCGGCGGCTGCTGCGCGGTCGTCGGTGTCGACGGGGAGCATGCGGTAGATGTCCCAGCTGGTTTCGGTTTCGACGATGACGGCGTCGCAGGATTTGAGGTTGCCGAGGTCGTTGAAGGGGGCGCCTTTGCCGACGCGGTGGCCGGCGACGGCGAAGTTGCCGGGTTTGCCGGGCATTTGGGTGTCGACGTAGCGGCCGGGTCCGGCGAGGAGGTCTTCGTCGCTGGTGCCTTCGACGATGGCGAATTGGAAGTCGGGGCCGAAGGCGGGGATGTACATGCGGGCGAATGCTTCCCCGAGGGCGGGGGTGCGGTTGACGCGGGCGTTGCTCAGGTCGCCGGTGGCTTCGTCTTTGTTCCAGCGGTCTTCCATGCTGGCTGCGACGCGGTCTTGTTCTCTTCCGGCTTCGATGTTGGTCCAGAAGGATTCGTAGAACGCGAACAGGAGCAATAGGGCTCCTGCGGTGAGGAAGATTTCGCCGAGGACGGACACGAAGGTGGCTTTCGTCTTGGGGCGTTTCTTCGGCGCAGGGCGTGCGGGTTGGGTCATGGTGGGAAAGTGTAGTCGAAGCTGCTGTGGGGCTTGTGTGTGGTTGTTTGGGGTTGTTCGGGGGTTGTTTGGGGGTTGTTCGGTTGAGGTGGGGGTTGGTGGGGGCAGGGTTTAAGCTGGATGGCGTTGTCGCGCAGGCGCCGCTGGTGAGTGTTTTTGCGGTGTGTGCGCCTGTGCGGGCATGCGGTTTTGTGTGCTGTGTCGTTGCGAAAGGGTTGTTTGGCGTCATGGAGTGGATGATTTACCCGGTGTCCGGGGTCATGAAGCTGTGGTTTTTGGCGCTGCATCATGGGTTGGGGCTTTCCACTGGGGTGGCGTGGGTGGTGAGCCTGTTTGGGTTGATTGTCACGGTGCGCAGTGTGGTGTTGCCGTTTTCCTATATTCAGTATCGGGCGGGCCGCATCATGGTGAATTTGCGGCCGGTGATGCGCAAGCTGGATGAGGATGCCCGCTATGTGGATACGGGCGTGGCGTTGCGGGAGTATGAGCAGGCGAAGAAGCAGGCGCAGAAGGATGCGGGGCATCGTCCGGCGGCGGGGTGTGTGCCGGCGTTGATTCAGATTCCGGTGTTTATTGGTTTGTATCAGGTGTTGTTGCGGATGGCGCGCCCTGATGAGGGGATTGATGCGGCGGTGCATCCGCCGATTGGTTTTTTGACTAGTCAGGATGTGCAGAGTTTTTTGGCGGTGCGTGTGGGTGGCATGCCGTTGCCGGCGCATGTGCGGATGACGGCGCAGCAGTATGCGGAGTTGGGGGTGAGCCACGATGAGGTGTTGCGTTTTGTGGCGCCGTATTTTGTGGCGGCGGCGGTGTTTTCGACGCTGAATATGTTGTATTCCTTGTACCGGTCGTGGTTGACGATGGATTTCGCGTCGCGTAATTCGCGGATCTTGTACCGCACGTTTATTGCGATGGCGATTGTGACCCCGTTGTTTCCGTTGTCGTTTGGTTTGACGGGTCCGGCGCCGGTGGCGATTGCGTTTTATTGGTTTGCGAACTCGTTTTGGACGATGGCGCAGATGGTGGTTCTGAATGTGGTGTTGGATCGCCGGATGCCGATTAGTGCGGAGTTTAAGCAGGTGCGGGATCGGGAGCATGAGGAGTTTAAGGAGGATGTGCGCGCGAAGCGGCGGTATAAGCGCACGCTGCGGCTTAATCGGGTGAAGATGCTGGTGATGCCGCACCGGGTGAAGGATTTGCGGGAGCATTCCGCGCAGGCGGTGGCTGTGTGGCAGGAGCGGCTGGATGAGAAGCGGCAGGAGCGGCAGCGTTTCCAGGAGGCCCGGAAGAAGGCCCGTAAGGAGCTCACGGAGTTGCAGAAGGCGGAGCGGGAGGCCAAATCCGCTAAGGGGGCGCATCGTGCGGATGACGCCGCTAAAGCGGATCCTGAGGGTGGGTCAGCTGAGCTGGATCCTGCCCAGGGCTTTGATGGTGCCGATGGGGGCACCGATGAGCAGCGTTCGGCCGCGGATAGTTAGCTGCTTGGGGCGGGAATAACGTTCGGGGCGGGGTGTTTGTAGCTGACCAGCGGCCACGCGCACTGTGTGTTGGTGCGTGTGGCCGCTTGTGCGGTGGGGGCTTTTGTTCGCATCCCGCTGGCTCGCCTGCGGCGGAGCGGGGCGGGGTGGGGGTGCGCCTTCGTGCGGGGCGGGGTGGGGTTAGATGGAGTAGTCGGCTGGGGGTGCGGACAGGAGTTGTTTGGCGAGATCCCGGGCGGTGTGGAGTGGCTCGAGGGAGCGGCTGAGTCGGGAGCCTGCTAGCCCGCCGTCGAGGAAGACGAGGAGTTGGTTGGCTTGGGTGGTGCCGGGGTAGCCGTTTTTCTCGGTGAGCAGATCGGTCATGGTTTGGTGGCACCAGCGGCGGTGTTCGCGCACGGCGGCGACGATGCCGCGCTCAGAGTCGGTTTCGGGGCGCGGGTATTCGTTGGCGGCGTTTTGGAAGTGGGAGCCCCGGTAGTCTTTGGCGGGTTCTTCTTCGATGCACTGGTCGAAAAAGGCCAGGATTTTGTCTTCCGCGCTGCTCAAGTCTTTGGTGCGGGCGTAGTAGTCGGCCCGCCATTTTTCGTCGAGTTCTTGCAGGTAGGCGATGACCAGGGCGTCTTTGCTGCCGAACAGGGAGTACAGGGAGGCTTTGGCGACGTCTGCTTCGCGCAGCACCCGGTCGATGCCGATGACGCGGATGCCTTCCGTGGTGAACAGGTTGGTGGCGGAGGCTAAAAGGCGTTCGCGGGGACTGGGGCGGTCCCGCCGGCGGCTGGGTTTTTTCCCCTTCGCTTTGGAAGCATCAGCTGCCACAACAACCCCTTTACCTTCGCTTGAAAACTCTGCCCACAACCCCAATGCGCGACACCTTGAAGCCCAGGTAGGGGCAGGTGGCGCCGGTGGGGTCAAGACACCAGGTGCCACCGGGCGGTGGCACACATGCACTCTCATTCTAGACAAACCGGTTCATACTTTTTAGAACAACCACGCTCAAATGATTTTTTCCTACCCCCAAAACCTCCACCGGGCCGGTAAGTAAAAGGGGTTGACGCATGCAGCCCACTTTCCTCGGCCGCACGGGGGATGAAAAGCGGCACTCAACATCCCCCGCATGCCCCACAGCCCGACCGGCGGAGCGTCACAGACTCCTCAACTTCGCTACCGGTTCTTATGCCGCTTGCGCCGGCGACGTGAATCCGCGCCGGGGTGGCATAAAAAAATTCCCCCGGGCACACCACCCGGGGGAAACTTCTTGTCTGCAGGCCCACGCGCTTTTTGTGCGCGGGCCGGACAGCTATGGGTTATTTCTTGCTGCGGATTGCCTGCAGGATGGTTAGCAGGATGACCGCACCGATGACACAGGTCACCAGGCTGAAGATGAGGCCGCCGCCGGCAACGTCGAAGCCGATGAGGCTGAGAATCCAGCCACCGAGGAAACCGCCGATGATACCGACGATGATGTTGGCGAGCAGGCCCTGCTGTGCGTCAGTGCCCTTGATCTTGGAGGCGATCCAGCCGGCGAGGCCGCCGATGATGATCCAAGCGAAAAATCCGAGAGTGGGGGTCATGTTTAGCTCCTTTGTGGGTCTGTGAACCTCGCAACGAGACGTTGCGGCCCGCGGGGATGCGGTGAAGGTTCGCGGGCTCCACGTTTTGGTAGCCCGTCGCTCGCCGGCGCTGTCGCCAGGTGCGACAACAACAACCCGTGCGAGCGTATGCATTTATTGCAACATCCACGTTATCTATTTATTCCCCACAGGGCTAACCGCTTTTTAAGCAAACACACAAAAATCATGCATAAACCCTCATCACACCCCCGCAGAGTGTGATGAGGGTTAAGTTTTTGGGCGCTAGCACCCAGCCAATGACTCCCTCCTTTCGCCCGTTAGGACGACAGGGAGGACAAGGCAGCGCTACCCATCGGAGTCAGTCCTTCGGGGGCGTTACCCGTCCACTCAGGCTCACTCGGGACTGCTGGCGCAGGTGCCGGCGCGGGTGCGGGTGCGGGTTCTGGGTCGGGCTTGCGGAAGGCATTGCACTGCACGCCACGGGTGAGGGTGGCTTCAAAAACCTCGGCGTTCATCGCAACCACGGCCGCGTAGTTATCCGCATCCAGTTGGGAGCGCAGCCCAGCAACCAGGGCCAGGTCCAAACCCTTGTCCTTAAGGATTGCCCGCCACTGCGCTTCGGTCTTGGTGCCGTCTCCGAACTGGGCCCGCACCTGCTCACAGTCGCGCTTGAGCTCGGCGGCTTTTTGTTTTTCGGAAAGCTTTCGCACCTGCTCCACGATCGGGGCTTGCTGGGCCTGGTCGGCGTGAGCCGGCAGGTTGGCCGCAAGCAGCGAGGCGCCGGAAAGTGCGCACACAAGGGCAACAGTCGAGATGTTCTTCATGGGGGTCCTTTCTCTACCCGATGCGTTCACCAGGAGATCAACAGCCAAAGCCACGCGACGCGGCCCGCAGGCGCATGCCGATAGGCCACAGGCTTGGCTGTTTTTGCCTGTCTAACCTCACGCTAGAAAAACTGACATGGAGGTTCAATGGTTTTTTGAAAAATACCTCCAGGTGGGCTACCCGTTCAGCTCATAGCGGTTGTGCCAGCACCCGCCGCGCTGCCCACAGGGGCCTGCAGCAGCATGCCTAGCGCAACGCCCCAAACCCACCACCGCCGTCACTGTTGGCCGCGCAGAAAAGACCACGAGCCCCCACCGCCGCACAGGAATCGACGATGGGGGCTTGGCGCTAGATCCAGCTGATCTGGCCGGAAGAAAAGCTTGTTCCGGTCTCAGGCGCTGGGTTAGGAGGACAGGGAGGAACCGCCGAAGCTGCCGGCGGGGGCAAGTCCCTGCGGGGCCTTACCCGGGGTATCAGGCTTGCCGGGCTGCGCGGGCTTGGCGGGCTTTGCGGGCTTTGCCGGCTTTGCCGGCTTGGTCGGCGTGGTGGGCTTGGTGGGCTTGGTCGGTGCGGAGCCCACGAAAACACCACACTGGCGGGCGCGCACGAACATGGCCTCGAAGACGTCCTCGTTCATCTTGACGACCTTGGCGTAGTTTGCCGGCGACAGCTGCTGCTGGGTGTGGGCCACCAGGCTCAGATTGGCGTTGTTCCGCTTAAACTCTGCGCGGACCTGCGCCTCGGTCACCTTGCCGGCGCCCATATCCTTGCGCACCTCAGCGCAGTCGCGGTTCAGCATTGCGGCCTTCGACGCAGCGGTGACATTGCGCATCTGCTCGACCAGCATCTGCTGCTGGGCTTCGGGAAGCTGCGCTTGGGCGACCGAGTTCGCGGAGAACATCGTGGCGCCAGCCAGCACGAAGGCTGCGGCGACGGTGGAGATTTTCTTCATGACACACCTTTCGTGTTTTCGAGCCGCCAGCCGGAAGAGAAAGCGCCTTGCGGCGGTGCGCCCCACCCCTAAAAAATGTGATGAGCGACATGTTGTGCTGGCGTAGGCTCATGCTAAGAAAGCCCCACAGGCATTTTCAAAGGTTTTTTAAAAAAGCTTTTCACCTGGGCTACCCGGGTGGGTGAACCTTTCTTCCAGTTCATTGCGCACCCCAAGGTGTTAGTTTCCGCTGTTAACACCCCTTGAGGATTTAGCCCACTGGGGTGAACTCGCCTCCCCGCACCCTTACAGCCACAGCGGGGTAGCACTGGGAGCTCACCCCGGGGGGAAGAAAACAGTCCTAGGGCGAAAAGATCCCCCGCCCCAGCGATGGCGGGTTATGCATGGCGGACGGTGGAAAGCCCGGCGCGCCCCGGCAGCCGGGTGCAGTGCGCGCATGACTAAAGCCACCGCCAAAGGCGGTGGCTGTGTGTCTTATCTGCGCTGTGTGTGCGCGACTAGTGGGTTTAGCTGTTGGGTCGCACCACGACCAGCGGGCAGGGGGCGGATTGCAGCAGGGCGCGGGAGGTGGAGCCCAGCAGCATGCCGCGGAAGCCGCCGCGGCCGTGGGAGCCGACGACGAGCAGCTGGGCGCCTTGGGCGGCGTCGGCCAGCGCCCTGACGGGGCGGTCGCGGGTGATGACTTTTTCTACCTCTACGCCGGGGTATTCGGATTGGTAGCCGGCGAGGCGTTCGGCGAGGAGTTTGTGTTGTTCTTCTTCCACCACGTCCCATTCTTCCTGGGCGGCCGATAGGCCGGCCAGGGATGCCTGGACTTGCATGTCCATCCAGGTGTGGACGGCGCGCAGCGGCACGTTGCGGGCTTGGGCTTCGGCGAAAGCGAACTCGACGGCTTTGTCGGACACCTCGGAGCCGTCCACACCGACGACGATGGGGGCGGTGGTGCTATCGGCGGTGGCGGTGTCTTCACGGACCACCACGACGGGGCAGGAGGCGTGGGAGACCACGGCCGCGGACACGGAGCCCATCACCATGCCGGACAGGCCGCCCAGGCCGCGGGAGCCCATGGCGATCATGGCTGCGTCTTTGGATAGCTCCAGCAGCATGTCGATGGGGGATCCTTCGGCGACGGTGTGGCCGATTTTGATGTCGGTGGCGATGCTGCGGGCGTGTGCCTCAGCGGCGTTGATGGTTTCCATCGTTTCGGCGAGCAGCTCGTCGAAGAGTTCCTGGGGCGGCACCATGCCTTCCGCGTAGAGGAATTGCGGCATGGTGTAGGAGGCGGCGAGCCGCAGGTCGAGGCCGCGGGCCTCGGCGGTGCGGGCCGCCCATTCCACGGCCGCGGTGGAAGCTTTGGATCCGTCGACGGCGACGACGACACTATTTTCACGGGCCATGGGATCTTCTCCTAAAAAACACGGTGGTTTGTGTGGTTGCACCACCATTGTCCCCCAAACTTCACGCCCGGTGGGGGCGATTCGTTGGATTCCTTTCGGTGTGATGCGAAACCATCACACCGAAGAGGCGGTGGGTTATTCGGTGGGCAGGTCAGTGGGCAGGTGGGCTGCCGGGGCGTTGGCCGGGTAGGAAATGGAGTACATTACCTTCAGCACCTGGCCGACGATCTGGCCAAAGGTGGTGGAGAAAAATTCGGTCAGAGAGTTAGCGATAGCGTTGAGATCCATGGAGCAGAGGATAGTACATCGCGCGCGCAAGCGTGGAGGAATGCTTCCCATTAAAAATGGGCTCAACCCATCCCGCGTTCGGGTGCCCGAACAATGGGCTGGACAGACGGTGGAAGCACTGTTGCGGCACTTGATTGATACGCAACGCTACCGCGCCCCAGAAGATGATGAGGCGGCGCTGCAGCGCCGCTTTGATAGCGGGGAGGTTGTTGATGGGCACGGGGTGGTGCTCGCGCCGACGGATGTGCTCCGCGTGGATCAGGATGTGTGGTTTCACCGCATGCCCGCCCCGGAAGATCCCGTCCCCTTCGAGGTGAAGATCCTGTACCAGGATGAGGACATCGTGGTGGTGGATAAGCCGCACTTTTTGGCGACGTTTCCGCGGGCCAGCCACATCACGGAGACGGTGCTGGTGCGTTTGCGCCGCCAGCTCGGCAACGATGAGCTTTCCCCCGCCCACCGGCTGGACCGGATGACGGCGGGCGTGCTGCTACTTACCGCCCGCCGCGAGGTGCGCGGCGCCTACCAGGAGTTGTTTGCCCGCAGGCAGGCCAGCAAGACCTATGAGGCCATCGGGGCGTATCTGCCCGACCTGCAGGAGGGCATGGTGTGGCGGCACCGGATGGATAAGACTCATGGGGATGTGCGCGCCCGCGTGGTTGAGGGCGAGCCGAATGCGATCACCCGGCTGGGCAGCATCACTCCCCTGGATGCCGCTGAGCAAGCCCACCTAGAGGCCGCCCACGGGCCTCAGCCGCCGTTGGCTAGGTATGTGCTGCACCCGGCGACGGGCCGCACCCACCAGCTGCGGGTCCACATGTGGTTGGCGGGCGCCCCCATCCTGGGCGATCCGGTTTACCCGGTCTTTGACCGGCAGGCCCACAACGACTTCGGCAAACCGCTGCATTTGGTGGCCCGCACCCTGGAGTTTTGTGACCCGTTGAGCGGGCAGAACCGTCGGTTTGTCTCCCAGCACACCTGCACTGATTGCGTGGTTCCGGATAACGCCTGCTAGCTTCGGCCGCCAGGGCCCGGGGGGTGGGCCCCAGGCGCGCCTCGGACAGTGGGGCGCGTGGGGTGCTGCGGGGAAGTGTGGGGGTGAGTGGCGCGGGGTGCCAAGGGGGTGGGGGTGTGTGGTCGACTGTGTTGTGTCGATGGCGGGGGATAACGTGGAGGTGATGGAACGTTGCCCACTATCGGGCCGTTATCACCCATAGGGCGTCTCTACTTTCGCGACCATCGGGTGGGCGGTGTCGCCCACCGTCGCCGGGTAGGTGTTGATGCACCGTGTGACGCATTTTTGTCTGTTTACGCTTTTTGGAGGATTTATGACCGACACGCCAACTGCTGTGGCACAGGACGCTGTGCCCGGCCCCGTTGCGGCCCGCGCTATCGGATTGGTGAAGGCCTACGGGCAGGGTGATACGCAGGTGCTGGCGCTGGACCACGTGTCGATCGATTTCCGCCGCGGCGAATTCACCGCGATCATGGGCCCGAGTGGTTCGGGCAAGTCGACGCTGATGCACACGATGGCGGGTTTGGATACCGCCACCGCGGGGCAGACGTTTATTGGGGACACGGACTTGTCGAAGTTGAACGATAAGCAGATGACCACCCTGCGGCGCGACCGTTTGGGGTTTGTGTTCCAGTCTTTCAACCTGGTGCCGACGCTGACGGCGCGGGAAAATATCACTTTGCCGGTCGATATTGCGGGGGGCACCGTCGATCAGCAGTGGTTTGATGAGGTCGCCCGCCGCTTGGGGCTTACCCAGCGTTTGTCGCACCGCCCCAGTGAGCTTTCTGGTGGCCAGCAGCAGCGTGTGGCGGTGGCGCGGGCGTTGATTTCGCGCCCGGAGATCATTTTCGGCGATGAGCCCACCGGCAATTTGGACTCGAATTCTTCGGCCGAGGTGCTCAACATTTTGCGCACTTCCGTTGATGAGTTGGGCCAGACGGTGGTGATCGTGACTCATGATGCCAAGGCGGCAAGTTTCGCGGATCGGGTGGTGTTTTTGGCGGACGGCCGGTTGGTCGACGAGTTGTATCACCCCAAGGCTGAGGACATTTTGAACCTGATGGCCCGGATTGAGGACCTGTAGGAAACGATGGCGAAAAATGCAATGCGCACGATTAGTGTGCGCACGATTGTGGCGCACAAGGTGCGCCTGTTGTTGACGATTTTGTCGGTGGTGCTGGGGACGGCCTTCATTGCGGGTTCCGCAATGTTCACCAATAGCTTGTCCAATAGTTTTGAGGGCATCGTTGCCACCCAGTTCGACAAGGTGGATGTGGCTGTGATGGGCCAGGTGCCCATCACGGAGGTCCAGCGCCTGCGACAGGACGCCGATGTTGATTCGGTGGAGGTCAGCGCGCAGGGCGCGAATGTGATTGTGGCCGGCCCGGATAAGAAGGTGATTTCTTCCGGCGGTGCGCCCAGCATGGCCTTGGCGATGGCCCCCGGCCAACAGGAATTGTCCACCCAGGGCAAGGTGGTCTCGGGCCATTTGCCAACCGCCGATGGTGAGGTGGCTATTAACAGTGAGGCCGCTAAAAAAGGTGGGTTGCAGGTCGGTGATGAGCTGACGATTGTCACCCCCACGGAGCGCATCACCCGCACCTTGAGTGGCACTTTCCAGGCCGCCACCAGTACGGGCGGCTGGATTGGGGTGGCGTTCCCGGAGGACGATTACCTGAAGTTGTTCACCGATGGCTCGAATGTGTCTACCGCCCAGGTCAGTTTGATAGATCACGGCGAGGAGCACGTCAATGAGGTGCGTGATCGGCTGCGCCAGCAGTACCCGGGGATGAATATTGAGTCCGGGAAGGTGTTGGCCGAGGAGTTCTCCAAGACGATTAAGCAGCTGTTGAGCTTTATTAATTATTTCTTGTGGGCGTTTGCCGGTATTGCGCTGCTGGTGGGCACGTTCATCATTTCCAATACCTTCTCGATGATCGTGGCGCAGCGCAACCGGGAGTTTGCGCTGCTGCGGGCGATTGGTACCTCCAGCAAGCAGATCACCCGCTCTGTGGTGTTTGAGTCCGTGGTGGTCGGTGTGATTGGTTCCGCTATCGGCATCGTTGCCGGTATGGGCTTGGTGAAGTTGTTGACTGGGGCAATGAAGTTGGGCGGGATTGGCCTGCCCGATGAGGGCTTGGCGTTGAACACGACCAGTGTGGTGGCCCCGTTGCTCATCGGCACGGCGGTGACGGTGTGGTCTGCGTGGGCGCCGGCGAAGCGGGCGGGCGCGATCCGCCCGGTGCAGGCGATGCGCCAGTCCCAGTCTTCCGGCTGGGAGGGTTTGGCTGGGCGCACGATTGCCGGCACGGTGATGCTGTTTGCCGGCGCGATGGCGTGTGTGTTGGCCGGCTCGATGGATGGTGGTGTGAAGCCGCGCGCTATTGGGGTGGGCGTGGGCGCGGTGCTGCTGGTGTTGGGCCTGTGGTTGGCCGGCCCTGCTTTGTCCATCCCGGTGGTGGGTTTCTTGGGCCGGGTTGCGGGTGCGCCGTTTAGGGCGGTGGGTCGCCTGGCGGCCACGAACTCGGACCGCAACCCGCGCCGCACCGCGGCGACTGCGTTCGCGTTGACGTTGGGTCTGATGATGGTCTCCAGCATCGGTATGTTGGGGGCGACGATGCGCGCCAGCCTCTCTGAGATGCTCGATAGCTCCATGAGAAGCGACTATGTGTTGACTGGCCGCCAGGAGATGGGCATTTCGATTCCCGCGGGCGTGGCCCAGCGGGTTGAGGAACTGCCCGATGTCACAGAGACCGCCTCCTTAGGCCTGGCCCCCATCACCGTTAATGGTTCCACCATGGTGGAGTCTTTCGGCCCGAAAATGTCGACCGTTTATGAGGGCAATATTTCCCAGCTGGTCGATATTGATTTCACCAGCGGCGGCCTGCCGAGCACCACCGATGATGCCGGCAGCACAGCAGACAGCGGCCAAGCCGATGCTGCCGAGGGTGAGCAAGACGCTCAGCCTGGTGCAGCAGACAGCCCCATCCCCGCGGCTGATGCCGCTGATGGGGGCGCGCCTGCGGTGGTCATGTCTTCGGGTTTGGCCAACCGTTTGGGTGTGAAGGTCGGCGAGGAAGTCACCCTAGCTAACGGTAATCGCACCGCGAAAGCCCCTGTGACCGGTATTTATCAGGACAACCCGGTGTTGGGTTGGGGCATGCTCAACCGGGCGGCGGCCACCATGGTCGCCAACCCCGGGGAGATCACCACAGCCACCATTTTGGTCAATGGTGGCCGCAATAAGCAGGCCTTGCGCGAGGAGCTGGAAAACGCCGTCGCGGAAGACCTGGTGGTCAGCGTGAAAAACAAGGAGGAAGCCAAGGGGGAGCAGACCGCCAGCATTAATCAGATGCTCGGCATCCTCTATGGCCTGTTGGGACTGGCGGTCGTTGTGGCGATCTTGGGCATCATCAACACCTTGGCTCTCAGCGTCGTTGAGCGCCGCCAGGAGATCGGTATGTTGCGCGCAGTTGGTATGCAGCGCCGCCAGATCCGCACCATGATCTACATCGAGTCCGCGGTGATCGCGGTCTTCGGCGCGTTGACCGGTGCGGCCGTTGGTTTGGGTGTGGGTTACGCCTTCGTGTCCACCTTGGCGCAAAGCGGC encodes the following:
- a CDS encoding ABC transporter permease, which translates into the protein MAKNAMRTISVRTIVAHKVRLLLTILSVVLGTAFIAGSAMFTNSLSNSFEGIVATQFDKVDVAVMGQVPITEVQRLRQDADVDSVEVSAQGANVIVAGPDKKVISSGGAPSMALAMAPGQQELSTQGKVVSGHLPTADGEVAINSEAAKKGGLQVGDELTIVTPTERITRTLSGTFQAATSTGGWIGVAFPEDDYLKLFTDGSNVSTAQVSLIDHGEEHVNEVRDRLRQQYPGMNIESGKVLAEEFSKTIKQLLSFINYFLWAFAGIALLVGTFIISNTFSMIVAQRNREFALLRAIGTSSKQITRSVVFESVVVGVIGSAIGIVAGMGLVKLLTGAMKLGGIGLPDEGLALNTTSVVAPLLIGTAVTVWSAWAPAKRAGAIRPVQAMRQSQSSGWEGLAGRTIAGTVMLFAGAMACVLAGSMDGGVKPRAIGVGVGAVLLVLGLWLAGPALSIPVVGFLGRVAGAPFRAVGRLAATNSDRNPRRTAATAFALTLGLMMVSSIGMLGATMRASLSEMLDSSMRSDYVLTGRQEMGISIPAGVAQRVEELPDVTETASLGLAPITVNGSTMVESFGPKMSTVYEGNISQLVDIDFTSGGLPSTTDDAGSTADSGQADAAEGEQDAQPGAADSPIPAADAADGGAPAVVMSSGLANRLGVKVGEEVTLANGNRTAKAPVTGIYQDNPVLGWGMLNRAAATMVANPGEITTATILVNGGRNKQALREELENAVAEDLVVSVKNKEEAKGEQTASINQMLGILYGLLGLAVVVAILGIINTLALSVVERRQEIGMLRAVGMQRRQIRTMIYIESAVIAVFGALTGAAVGLGVGYAFVSTLAQSGLNQIVIPWSQVAGMLVASAFIGVLAAVFPAGRAARTRPLEAITE